ttggcacatagtaagcgcttaacaaatgccaacattattatctagagcccgtccctgcccagcagcgggctcacagtctagaaggggggagacggacaacggaacatattaacaaaataaaataaatagaataaataggtaccaaTAGAGTACTCAGTGTGTACATCTGCCCCCCTCAGGCttcccagccccgccccccgagGGGCCCCCCAatctcctcaggccccgcccccccggggggGCCCTCTGCGCGTGCGCGCCTCACGCGGGGCCCCTCTGCGGCCCCCCCGCGCGTGCACGCGTGCGTCTGTGCGTTTGTGTGCGCGCACGTATGGAAATAaagcggtgggggggggaggaggcgcTGGCTTCCGGCCCCCATTCCCTCAGGCCCCGTGCCCAACCCTGCCCCCCCCCTCCCGGGAGCCTTCtacgcgcgcgcgtgtgtgcgtgcgcgcgcgcgcatgcgtgCTTATGGAAATAAAGCGGTGCGGTGGGGGCCTCCaatcccctcaggccccgccctgcCCCCCCCGGGAGGGGGGGGCTCTCGGCGCGCGCCCGCCTCCCTCGAGGCCCCCCTGCGCGCGCATGAAAATCAGCCCTGAGGGAGGCggccctgccccccccgcccACGAGGGGCCCCCaatcccctcaggccccgcccccccggcgcgCGTGCGGAAACAAAGCGTTGGGGGCGGTGCGAGGGGGAAGGGACAGCTGGTTCATTTCCCGGTTCTTCGCGCTCCCCCCGCCCGTTTTTCTCTCAGCCCTGAGGGAGGCGGACCTGCCCACCCCCGaggggccccccaccccctcaggccccgcccccccggggggcCCTCTGCGCGCGAGCCCCCCGGCGCGCGTGCGCGTGTGTGGAAATAAAGCGGtgggggcggggcgagggggaAGGAGCTGCTCGCTGGTTCATCTCCCGGTTCCTCGCCCGCCCGTTTTTCTCTCAGCCCCGAGGGAGGcggccctacccccccccccgcgagggaccccccatcccctcaggccccgcccacccggggGGCCCTCTGCGCGCGCCCGCCCCACGCGGGGCCCTTCTGGGGGCCCCCCTCGGCGCGCATGCGCGTGTGTGGAAACAaagcggtgggggcggggggaggaggaaggagccgCTGGTTGATCTCCCGGTTCCTcgcgccccctccctcccgcccgttTTTCTCTGACGgaggcggccccgcccccgccccccaccgtcTCTTCCCCCCTGAGGGGCCCCCgatcccctcaggccccgcccccccggcgcgcgtgcgcgcgtgtGGAAACAgagcggggggggcggggtgagggggaaggagccGCTGGTTCATTTCCCCGCTCTTCgcggccccccccccaccgcccgctTGTCTCTCAGCCCTGAGGGAGGGGCCCCCCATCCCCTGAGGCCCCGCCCATCGGGGGGTCCCTCAGCGCGCGCGCGCCCCACGCGGGGCCCCTCTGCCCGCCCCCGGCGCGCGTGCGCGTGTATGGAAATAAAGCGGtgggggcggggcgagggggaAGGAGCGGCTCGCTGGTTCATCTCCCGGTTCCtcgcgccccctccctcccccccgcccgttTTTCTCTCAGCCCTGAGGGAGGCGGCCCTGCCCCCattccctcaggccccgcccccccggggggcCCTCTGCGCGcgcctgtcccacgcggggccccTCTGGCCCCCCCGGCGCGCGTGCGCGTGTGTGGAATCAaagcggtgggggcggggggggaaggagcCGCTGGTTCATCTCCCAGTTCCtcgcgccccctccctccctccctcccgcccgttTTTCTCTCAGCCCTGAGGGAGGCGGCCCTGCCCccgtctcttcctccctgcccccctcaggcctctctgccccccccccggggcccccccatcccctcaggccccgccccccccggggggggcccCTCTGCGCGTGCGCGTTTTTCTCTCAGCCCTGAGGGAGgcggccctgcccccccccccccccccgcgccccgtTGGCCTCCATCCccttagccccccccccccggcgcgcgcacgcgcgcgcgtcTAGAAATGCCGCGGGCGGCCGCGTgggggcggggcggagcgggCTGAGGGGGAAGGAGTCGCTGgtttcccccccgctccccccccatTTTTCTCTCAGCCCTGAGGGAGacggccctgcccccccccccggaatataataataataataataataataataattttggtatttgttaagcgcttactatgtgcaaagcactgttctaagcgctggggggggggggaatgcacctgtatatatgtatagatgtttgtacatgtttattactctatttattttacttgtacatatatattctattttattttgttagtgtgtttggttttgttctctgtctaccccttctagactgtgagcccactgttgggtagggactgtctctagatgttgccaatttgtacttcccaagcgcttagttacagtgctttgcacatagtaagcgctcaataaatacgattgatgatgatgatgatgcaaggtgatccggttgtcccacgtggggctcacagtcttcacccccatttcccagatgagggaacggaggcccggagaagcaaagtgacttttgggggggtttttttgatggcctttattaagcgcttactaggtgccaagcactgtcctaagcactggggaggttacaaggcgatcaggtggtcccacagggggctcacagtcgtcatccccattttccagatgagggaactgaggcccggagaagtgaagtgacttgcccaaagtcacacagctggcgattggcagagccaggatttgaactcatgacctctgactccaaagcccgggctctttccccctggtccccctctccattccccccatcttacctccttcccttccccacagcgcctgtatatatgtttgtacatatttattactctatttattttacttgtacctacctattctatttattttattttgttagtacgtttggttttgttctctgtctcccccttttagactgtgagcccactgttgggtagggactgtatatgttgccaacatgtacttcccaagcgcttagtccagtgttctgcgcacagtaagcgctcaatgaatacgattgattgatttccactgagccacgctgcccaaagtcgcccagctgacaattggcggagctgggatttgaacccacgacctctgaccccaaagcccgggctctttccactgagccacagctgctcctctaatgatgaagactgtgagtccgccgagggacaacctgatccccttggatctcccctcccggcgcttagaacagcgctcggcacatagtaagcgcttaacaaatgccatcattattatttcctgcaaGTAAATTCCCACGTGGCCGcactgagggtggggaggtgggttaGGGGGAGGGTCGCCCCGTTGGGTCCcgagggcggggggttggggggaggcccCTGGCAGAGAAGGCCCGGAGctgcggggataataataataataataatgataataataataatggcatttattaagcgcttactatgtgcaaagcactgttctaagcgctggggaggttacaaggtgatcaggttgtcccacgggggggttcacagttttaatccccattttacagacgagggaactgcggcacagagaagtgatgtgacttgcccaaagacacacagctgacagttggtggagctggggcttggacccgtgacctccgactccaaagcccgggctctttccactgagccacgctgcttctctgacggcatttcaatcaatcaatcaatcaatcgtatttattgagcgcttactgtgtgcagagcactggactaagcgcttgggaaggacaagttggcaacatagagagatggtccctacccaacagtgggctcacagtctaaaagggggaaaacagagaacaaaaccaaacatactgacaaaataaaatagatacgtacaagtaaaataataaataaatagagtaatcaatatgtacaaacatctatacaggtgctgtggggaagggaaggaggtaagatggggggatggagagggggacgagggggagaggaaggaaggggctcagtctgggaaggcctcctggaggaggtgagctctcagtagggccttgaagggaatttaagccgttactatgtgctatgtgtatgtactatgtgcttactatgtgctaagcgctggatgcgGCTCTCCCCGGGGAGCGGCCGCAGCCccgcatcccaatcaatcaatcaatcgtatttattgagcgcttactatgtgcagagcactgtactaagcgcttgggaagtacaaattggcatcacatagagacagtccctacccaacagtgggctcacagtctaaaagggggagacagagaacagaaccaaacataccaacaaaataaaataagtaggatagaaatgtacaagtaaaataa
This genomic stretch from Tachyglossus aculeatus isolate mTacAcu1 chromosome 22, mTacAcu1.pri, whole genome shotgun sequence harbors:
- the LOC119944125 gene encoding proline-rich proteoglycan 2-like — encoded protein: MKISPEGGGPAPPAHEGPPIPSGPAPPARVRKQSVGGALREADLPTPEGPPTPSGPAPPGGPLRASPPARVRVCGNKAAPPTRGALCARPPHAGPFWGPPSARMRVCGNKAAAPPPPPTVSSPLRGPRSPQAPPPRRACARVETERGGRALREAALPPFPQAPPPRGALCARLSHAGPLWPPRRACACVESKRPRPPRGGPLCACAFFSQP